One bacterium DNA segment encodes these proteins:
- a CDS encoding type II toxin-antitoxin system HicA family toxin → MKRRDLIRHVENHGCEFLREGGNHTVYVNRREKKVSTIPRHREIDQNLSNKICRDLGISKP, encoded by the coding sequence ATGAAACGACGAGATCTTATCCGTCATGTTGAAAATCATGGATGCGAATTTCTGCGTGAAGGTGGAAATCACACGGTATATGTCAACCGGAGAGAAAAGAAAGTGTCTACTATTCCTCGCCATCGAGAAATCGATCAGAACTTGTCGAATAAAATTTGTAGAGACCTTGGAATATCAAAGCCCTAA
- a CDS encoding type II toxin-antitoxin system HicB family antitoxin, producing the protein MKEKLTAVFEKSPQGYIGYVEELPGANTQGATLEEAKMNLIEAIQLVIEANRQLAKEDIFGKEIIREPLGTITV; encoded by the coding sequence ATGAAGGAAAAACTTACGGCAGTATTCGAGAAATCTCCGCAAGGATATATCGGGTATGTAGAAGAACTTCCTGGTGCTAACACACAGGGAGCGACTCTGGAAGAGGCCAAAATGAACTTAATTGAGGCAATTCAGTTGGTTATTGAAGCTAATCGTCAACTTGCAAAAGAGGATATTTTCGGGAAAGAAATAATAAGGGAACCATTAGGAACAATCACTGTATGA
- a CDS encoding isoprenylcysteine carboxylmethyltransferase family protein has protein sequence MSIIPAFEIGLWNAWIFMLYYFLPMPLLMLIHKGLAKEVHEPHSETEKKLHPVMWIIWLLAVIYSIFLPLQLGTIWFYIGLPISIVGLITYTIPIVTFATTSINNEPLTKGLYRYSRHPIYITQLVMFIGVGIASASWVFLLFSIVYTILSFVIAIPEERFCLEKYGDIYREYMNRTPRWIGIPKSRESD, from the coding sequence ATGTCAATTATACCAGCTTTTGAAATAGGTTTATGGAACGCCTGGATTTTCATGCTTTATTATTTCTTGCCAATGCCTTTACTGATGCTAATTCATAAAGGTCTGGCAAAAGAAGTACATGAGCCACATAGCGAGACTGAGAAGAAGCTCCATCCTGTTATGTGGATAATCTGGCTTCTTGCCGTCATATACTCTATTTTCTTGCCGTTACAGTTAGGGACGATATGGTTCTACATAGGTCTTCCCATTTCTATAGTAGGATTAATTACCTACACGATACCTATCGTGACTTTTGCTACTACCTCAATTAATAATGAACCGCTTACCAAAGGATTATACCGTTATTCAAGACATCCTATATACATCACTCAATTGGTGATGTTTATAGGGGTAGGCATAGCTTCGGCTTCGTGGGTTTTTCTACTGTTTTCGATTGTATATACAATTCTTTCGTTTGTTATTGCAATTCCTGAAGAACGGTTTTGCCTTGAGAAGTACGGCGACATCTATCGTGAATATATGAATAGGACCCCAAGATGGATAGGAATACCGAAATCGAGGGAAAGTGATTAA
- a CDS encoding DUF5678 domain-containing protein — MEKDVEIKFADIGVEEEERFAGQHVAIVEGKVEGWGSNVKEAFDMARRKLPQKGSEEVLLRFIPEEGLLVL; from the coding sequence ATGGAAAAGGATGTTGAAATAAAGTTTGCTGATATTGGGGTTGAGGAAGAAGAGAGGTTTGCAGGGCAACATGTGGCTATAGTCGAGGGCAAGGTAGAGGGATGGGGAAGTAATGTCAAAGAGGCGTTTGATATGGCCAGAAGAAAGCTTCCTCAAAAAGGAAGTGAGGAAGTGTTGTTAAGGTTCATCCCAGAGGAAGGTTTGTTGGTTTTATGA